In Desulfomicrobium escambiense DSM 10707, one genomic interval encodes:
- the gatA gene encoding Asp-tRNA(Asn)/Glu-tRNA(Gln) amidotransferase subunit GatA, with amino-acid sequence MSQLFDLSLTRVRDLLRSGEVTAEAATAACLERIAATEPAIDALLHVAGEAALDQARAMDQAGPDAGRPLWGVPVTVKDVLATEGLPTTCGSRILENFVPVYDAHCVSRLKEAGAIIIGKANMDEFAMGSSTENSAYKVTKNPWNTGRVPGGSSGGSAASVAAGQCFASIGTDTGGSIRQPASFCGIVGLKPGYGRVSRRGLVAYGSSLDQAGPMTRTVADAALILQVIAGHDPKDSTSLDAPVPNYLEAIRGASLKGLRLGLPEQYWGEGLSAEVDAACRGAVDLAASLGAEIVPVSLPHTEYAIATYYILAMAEASSNLARFDGVRYGLRSTKSVDLATMYTRSRCEGFGEEVMRRIMLGTYVLSAGYYDAYYKKAAQVRRLIRQDFLNALGKCDLICGPACPTTAFAIGENTADPLQMYLTDIFTISLNLSGLPGMSLPVGLGRDTGMPVGLQLFAGNLQEAPLLAAAAVLEANLPAMPAPPIA; translated from the coding sequence ATGTCACAGCTTTTCGATCTTTCCCTGACCCGTGTCCGCGACCTCCTGCGCTCGGGCGAAGTCACGGCCGAGGCGGCCACGGCCGCCTGCCTGGAGCGCATCGCCGCCACGGAACCGGCCATCGACGCCCTGCTGCACGTGGCGGGCGAAGCGGCCCTGGACCAGGCCCGCGCCATGGACCAGGCCGGCCCCGACGCCGGGAGACCCCTGTGGGGCGTGCCCGTGACCGTCAAGGACGTCCTGGCCACGGAGGGCCTGCCCACCACCTGCGGCTCGCGCATCCTGGAGAATTTCGTCCCGGTCTACGACGCCCACTGCGTGTCCAGGCTGAAGGAGGCCGGCGCCATCATCATCGGCAAGGCCAACATGGACGAGTTCGCCATGGGCTCGTCCACGGAGAACTCGGCCTACAAGGTCACGAAGAATCCCTGGAACACGGGACGGGTGCCCGGAGGTTCCAGCGGCGGGTCGGCGGCCAGCGTGGCGGCGGGGCAGTGCTTCGCGTCCATCGGCACGGACACGGGCGGCTCCATCCGCCAGCCGGCCAGCTTTTGCGGCATCGTCGGCCTCAAGCCGGGCTACGGGCGGGTTTCCCGCCGCGGCCTCGTCGCCTACGGCTCGTCCCTGGACCAGGCCGGGCCCATGACCCGCACCGTGGCCGACGCCGCCCTGATCCTGCAGGTCATCGCCGGCCACGACCCCAAGGATTCCACCAGCCTCGACGCCCCGGTGCCCAACTACCTCGAAGCCATCCGGGGCGCCTCCCTCAAGGGCCTGCGCCTGGGCCTGCCCGAGCAGTACTGGGGCGAGGGCCTGTCGGCCGAGGTGGACGCGGCCTGCCGCGGGGCCGTGGACCTGGCGGCGTCCCTTGGTGCCGAGATCGTGCCCGTGTCGCTTCCGCACACCGAATACGCCATCGCCACCTACTACATCCTGGCCATGGCCGAAGCCAGTTCCAACCTGGCCCGCTTCGACGGCGTGCGCTACGGGCTGCGCAGCACGAAGTCCGTCGACTTGGCCACCATGTACACCCGTTCGCGCTGCGAGGGGTTCGGCGAGGAGGTCATGCGCCGCATCATGCTCGGCACCTACGTGCTCTCGGCCGGCTACTACGACGCCTACTACAAAAAGGCCGCCCAGGTGCGCCGCCTCATCCGCCAGGACTTCCTGAACGCCCTGGGCAAATGCGACCTGATCTGCGGCCCGGCCTGCCCGACCACGGCCTTCGCCATCGGCGAGAACACGGCGGACCCGCTGCAGATGTACCTGACGGACATCTTCACCATTTCCCTGAACCTGAGCGGCCTGCCGGGCATGTCGCTGCCGGTGGGGCTGGGTCGGGACACGGGCATGCCCGTGGGCCTGCAGCTCTTCGCCGGCAATCTGCAGGAGGCGCCCCTGCTGGCCGCGGCCGCGGTCCTGGAGGCGAACCTGCCGGCCATGCCCGCGCCCCCCATTGCCTGA
- the mnmA gene encoding tRNA 2-thiouridine(34) synthase MnmA: MDKIAIALSGGADSLMSLLLLREAGAEVMAVHALFLPSSEEALIKGLGATCSALGVPFDVIDLRAEFEELVVTPFVRAYLDGLTPNPCAACNPAIKFGLLLDRVRSLGAERLATGHYARLEARPWGQALFRGLDPAKDQSYFLSRVPRERFSRVVFPLADWTKDRVRLALAERGLTPPAGRESQEVCFIPTDYRDFLRDRGVRLGGPGPIALADGRVVGRHEGLWNHTLGQRKGLGVAWSEPLYVTGKDFAGNRLLVGPRPEAMARGCRTERPNLLCPPEAWPDEVLVQTIYRQRPEAARVSVDEGGMTVVFPAPRPIPTPGQVAAVYSADGQVLAGAVIREALHEA, from the coding sequence ATGGACAAGATCGCGATCGCATTGAGCGGAGGGGCTGATTCCCTCATGAGCCTGCTGCTGCTCCGGGAAGCCGGGGCGGAGGTCATGGCCGTGCACGCCCTTTTTCTGCCTTCGTCCGAAGAAGCCCTGATCAAGGGCCTCGGCGCGACGTGTTCGGCGTTGGGCGTGCCCTTCGACGTCATCGACCTGCGGGCCGAGTTCGAGGAACTGGTCGTCACCCCCTTCGTGCGGGCTTACCTGGACGGGTTGACGCCCAACCCGTGCGCGGCCTGCAACCCGGCCATCAAGTTCGGCCTGCTCCTGGACCGCGTGCGGTCGCTCGGCGCCGAGCGCCTGGCCACGGGCCATTACGCCCGCCTGGAGGCCAGGCCTTGGGGCCAGGCCCTCTTCCGAGGACTCGACCCGGCCAAGGACCAGAGCTATTTCCTGTCCAGGGTGCCGCGGGAGCGGTTTAGTCGCGTCGTCTTCCCCCTTGCGGATTGGACCAAGGACCGGGTGCGTCTGGCCCTGGCCGAGCGCGGGCTTACGCCCCCGGCCGGTCGGGAGAGCCAGGAGGTCTGCTTCATTCCTACGGACTACCGGGATTTCCTGCGCGACCGCGGCGTGCGGCTGGGCGGGCCCGGGCCCATCGCCCTGGCCGACGGGCGGGTCGTGGGGCGCCACGAGGGCCTGTGGAACCACACCCTGGGTCAGCGCAAGGGGCTGGGCGTGGCCTGGAGCGAGCCTCTCTACGTCACGGGCAAGGATTTCGCGGGCAACCGGCTCCTCGTCGGCCCCAGGCCCGAGGCCATGGCCCGTGGGTGCCGCACCGAGCGGCCGAACCTGCTCTGCCCGCCGGAGGCGTGGCCGGACGAGGTGCTGGTGCAGACCATCTACCGCCAGCGTCCCGAAGCAGCGCGGGTGAGCGTGGACGAGGGCGGCATGACGGTCGTCTTCCCCGCGCCCAGGCCCATCCCCACGCCGGGCCAGGTGGCGGCGGTTTATTCGGCCGACGGCCAGGTCCTGGCCGGGGCCGTCATCCGGGAGGCGCTCCATGAAGCGTAG
- a CDS encoding MiaB/RimO family radical SAM methylthiotransferase, whose translation MKRRPGQLFFLATQGCKVNQYESQAIREAWLDEGLMETHDPALADIVLVNSCAVTERAVLDLAKLVRGFAAVSPRPRIIVAGCAVEADRERILALDAVDEVVSQQGKADLGHAATQGGPFPSLSISDYNRARAVIKVQDGCSHGCTYCIIPSTRGRSVSRDPLDVVVEAERLLDAGIRELSLCGINLRHYGRDLSPRIDFWDLLAAVDRALAPRWAGRARLRIGSLEPADLHDKALETLAGCRLMSPHLHLSLQSGSPEVLRRMGRGHYGPEQIFGFLEGLRRVWPVFGLGADLIAGFPGETQEHVRQTMDVVERLPLSYAHVFPYSERPGTPAAAFPGSVPAHVRRERAKALRQLVAGKRAAFLRGLLVLPHMDVVPEDGGTGMNEFYVECLLEGDAPLTVRELLRVAPVGVAAAGLVVRPFAGTGDAS comes from the coding sequence ATGAAGCGTAGGCCGGGGCAGCTTTTTTTCCTGGCCACGCAGGGCTGCAAGGTCAACCAGTACGAGTCCCAGGCCATCCGCGAGGCCTGGCTGGACGAGGGCCTGATGGAAACCCACGACCCGGCCCTGGCCGACATCGTGCTCGTCAACAGCTGCGCCGTGACCGAGCGGGCGGTGCTGGACCTGGCCAAGCTGGTACGGGGCTTCGCGGCCGTCTCGCCCAGGCCGCGCATCATCGTGGCGGGCTGCGCCGTTGAGGCCGACCGAGAGCGCATCCTGGCGCTTGACGCCGTGGACGAGGTCGTCTCCCAGCAGGGCAAGGCGGATTTGGGGCATGCCGCGACGCAGGGCGGACCGTTCCCGTCCCTGAGTATTTCCGACTACAACCGCGCCCGGGCCGTGATCAAGGTCCAGGACGGCTGCTCCCACGGCTGCACCTACTGCATCATCCCCTCCACCAGAGGCCGTTCCGTCAGCCGCGATCCGCTCGACGTCGTGGTCGAGGCCGAGCGTCTTCTGGACGCCGGCATCCGGGAACTGTCCCTGTGCGGCATCAACCTGCGCCACTACGGCCGCGACCTCTCCCCGCGCATCGATTTCTGGGACCTTCTGGCCGCCGTGGACCGGGCCCTGGCCCCGCGCTGGGCCGGACGGGCCAGGCTGCGGATCGGTTCCCTGGAACCCGCCGACCTGCACGACAAGGCTCTGGAGACCCTGGCCGGATGCCGTCTCATGAGTCCGCACCTGCACCTGTCCCTGCAGAGCGGCAGCCCCGAGGTACTGCGTCGCATGGGGCGCGGGCACTACGGGCCGGAACAGATCTTCGGCTTTCTGGAGGGCCTGCGTCGCGTCTGGCCGGTCTTCGGGCTGGGCGCGGACCTCATCGCCGGCTTCCCGGGCGAGACGCAGGAGCACGTGCGTCAGACCATGGACGTGGTGGAGCGCCTGCCCCTGTCCTATGCCCACGTCTTTCCCTATTCCGAGCGGCCCGGCACCCCGGCGGCGGCGTTTCCGGGCAGCGTGCCAGCCCATGTGCGCAGGGAGAGGGCCAAGGCCCTACGGCAACTCGTAGCCGGCAAGCGGGCCGCCTTCCTGCGGGGACTGCTGGTCCTGCCGCACATGGACGTGGTGCCGGAAGACGGCGGGACGGGCATGAACGAATTCTACGTCGAATGCCTGCTGGAAGGCGACGCGCCCCTGACGGTCCGAGAACTGCTCCGGGTCGCGCCGGTCGGGGTCGCCGCAGCGGGCCTGGTCGTCAGGCCTTTTGCCGGGACGGGGGACGCGTCG